Genomic window (Paenibacillus sp. 37):
CTTCATAATCCGCACGGAACCGGCGGCTGATCTCCGCATTCAATGGCATGCAAGCCGCGTCAAAATGATCAGCCGTATAATGCTGCAATGTATGAATTAATGAAGTCATGTAGACGGATTTCCCCACCTGGGATGCACCGATAATGGAAATGATATTGCTGGGTGCTTTACCTGCCGTAACAGGTAGCTCGTTATGACATTGCGGACACAACCGGCGGCGTGTAACGACACCATACCGATCATTCAGCCCCATCACGATGTTATCGGAATAAATACGGTGTTCCTCCGGTACATCATGCGGAGCCAATACGGCCTCCATATCAAATACCGTGTCAAGTCCGAACCTTTCGCGATACCGATTCAACTTTGCATCTTCCCCGAGTGCGTAGTCCTCATCATCATCGCGGTGATGGGCGGCGCGGAACACTACCTCTTCCGGTGAAAACTTACTGAAACAATAAGGGCACACAATATCATAAAACAGCGGACGTTCCTCCGGCTGTTGTCTCTTCAAAAACCGACTAAAAAAGCTCATAGCCACTCCCCTCCCCTGATCAGTCAGACTAAGGTGATTTACACTTGCACTACGATGACAGAGTAACATTCCAATCGCTAGTCCAACTATCTAGTCTGATATAAGCCTATAGGCGGCTCCATATTTCGGTCCGTCCGTGAAGAATAATCGCACATAATCATCCTTGGCAACTTCAACGGGCGGCATCTCATTTCTTCCGGGAGCAAAATTACTCACAAAAGGATACACCGTACCATCTTCCTTATTGAGCGGTACCCCGCCCTGTTTGCGAACATAACAGAGGGCTTCCTTTGGAACAGGTACTTCCGCTGTGACGGTGATCAATACACTTTTTCGTTTCTGAAAAAAACCGCTCTTGTAGCGAATAGAAAAGCGGATATCCGCCTTCCCTGCGCTTGCAATCACCATGTTGTCCTCGTCTCGTTGACGGATCAGCACAGGACCTTCTTCCTCCATCTGACACACATACACTGTGTACTTGATGGCACCAAAACCCGTGATCCGATCCGTGTAACCATTGCTCGCCTTATATTCCTCTCTCGTGTACAACTTCAGCTTGCCCTGTGCAGGCTCTTCTCCGGTACGATCATCGCTCATCATATCTAGCTCCAGCCGTTCCACATACACAGCTTCTACCCGTTCCGGCCAGAGCCAGCGAAGTGTACAACGTCCTTCGTCCACCGCAAGTGTCAGTTTTCGAATCAAGGGTGTCGAAGGGTCTGCATCCGTAAATCGCATTTCCATTGACCTCCCGACGTTAGAATCCTTTGCTGCGTGTATCTCTTGGTCTCTGACCAAACCCTTCGGCAGAAGAAGTTCCGCCGCCAGCTTCACGACGACCCCGGCTCTTCCGCGGCGTGTTTTCCTTAATCGGAACAATCCAGGAGAAGAGGGTCAACACGCCAGACAAAATTAGTATCGCACCGAGTCGTACAAATGTATCACCCACGTTCGAGCCGTCGAGTCCCCATTCCAGCAGAAGCCCTGCCAGTAGACCCGACACCGCACCACCAATACCGAAGCTTAACGCAAGGTGACGGTTATCGAATACGAGTCCGAGTGATACACCTAGTGCTACTCCAATCAGCAGAACGGCTGCCACACGGAAAATCGCCAGATAAACGCTATGTTCCATCATACCTGTACGCTCCGTCACCAGCGTCCGTTCATCGATCGTATCGTAGATCTGCTGGAATGCCAGATTCAGACCACCGGAATCCGGTACATCATAGTACATGCCACCCGTTTGCTGAGCAATATTACGCAACAGATCCGTACCCGATGGGTCCACCAGGCTTAGGCCCACCGTATTGATGGAAATCTGTTCACTGCTATATTGGGACAAAATATCTGCCGTATCCGCTTCACTGAAGCCATCGGATAACAAGATGACGACCGTACCACGTTTCGGGTCCTGTTTGCCCTGAATCTGTTCCATGCCTTCCCGCAGCACGGCATCAAAATTGGTGCCGCCCGAAGTTGTGACAATACCATCGATTTTGCTATAAACCTCATTCTTGGCCGTTTCACTATCCAGCGCAATAAACGACTGTAACAACTGCGGCTGGTCATCAAACGTAATGACAGCTACCTGTTTGTCACTCTCCATTTGGCTGATCAGTGTCTTGGCTGCTTCAAAGCGTCCGTTATCCGGATCTGTCTCGCTCATGCTGCCCGAGTTGTCGATCATCAGTACGATGTCCTTCACTTGCTTCACACCGCCCGGATTGATCTGATACAACAATTGCAGAGCGAGTCCAACAACAAATAACAGAGCCAGCGTTGCCGGAACAAGCAATTTCCACGACAGTCCCAGATATCGAAGCTTCCATGATGCGCCATTCAGCTTGGGTGAGATCATCTCTGCGATCAAACAGAATAACCCCACACTCAGCGCCAGTACGCCAAAGTATAAGCCCATCAGCAACAGACGCGGCATTTCCCCAAGCCATTGACGCAGCATGATTTCCCCTGCCGCAAAGCCCACTGCCCCGCCAATCAGGCTGAACAGGACCAGGAGAAGATTGATTTTTCGCTGCATGTCCACATGCATCCTTTCCATACCAGCCGTAAGCAGGCTGAGTTAATACAAGATTGTAGCAGGGTGTCATGACACAGCCAGACATCTTAACGGATGGGTGACAACTTTTCCGCCAGACCTGCGGGGTGAAGTTCATATCCATTCTCCGTGTACGAGTCATAATATACCTTGCCGTTCCGATACACCATGAGATCCTCCAGATGGAAACCGCCCATCAGATTCAGCTTCTCCACACCACTGCTGCGTTCTTCGTACACCACACCCAGCTTGTAGATGCGTGACGTCTCTTCGGCATGCGCCGCGTAGTCCATGAATGCACTATGATGGTCACCAAAGAAGTACTTCTCTTCATACCGATGTTCCTGCGTATAATCGAATACCCGTACCCGAACGACCGCCTGATCCTCCAGCGTGTGGTACAACCTGCGGAACAGATCATCCCGGGTCAATACATCTTTGTCTCCGTAGGCAATCGTTACATTGGCCCGCTGCAACAGCTCTTCTTCAAATGGCAATCGCAACGGCTCGGCCGTAAGCAGCAACGAGTGACATACCTCCATCAGACGTTGCAGCAGACGGTCATCGCCTTCTGTGGCAAGACGGTTCATGTCTCCCATGTAACGGTCCTCAAACCATACATCCCGTCCGCGCTTGGCTTCCAGCTCGATGATTAGCTCTTCCGTCACTTTGCCGTAGTACTCCATCACGTTCTGGCCGATGTATTCATCCGCAGCGGCAATACTTTGGGCAGCTGTCTCTCGCAGTGTGCGTTCCAGCGCTTCAAGTGCTGCCGTGACGTGGCGACTATAACGGTGAAGCTCTTCCAACTCCGTATCGTAGATGCGCAGAAGATGTAATTCATTTTCCAGACGCAGCAATTCTACCTTCGGTACATACACTCGCTCCAGCATGCAGTCAATCAGATTGCGTACATTCTGTTTATCACGGAACAACGCTCGTTTGAACGACTGATCTTCCACCCGCTCTTGCTGACGTTGCTCCAGCAGGGCACGTGCCGATTCAAGCTGCATCGATTTATCCCGAATCAGTCCGAGCAGCGCTTCACGTACACTGCCAGGCTCACTGTCACTCCAGGCTGCCCACTGGAAGTAACCAACCTCTGGATGCTCCGCGCGGGATTGTTCGGCCTGACGGCACAGAGAGCCGCCAGAACTGCGCTCGCGCACACGCTCTTCGACAAGACGGACGACGTTATCACGGAAGTACGCTTCAGCGCCTTGTCCGAACAACGCTCTCTCCGCTTCACGAAGCGAGAGTGGCTTCAGATCGGAGAAACTGACGTTATGCGTCATGATGCCACTCATGCCACTAACCAGATCTTCACTCGGCAGCAGGCCTTCAACTTTACGTTCCACCGAGGCCGCGTCCAGTCCGAAGAAAGCGAGCTTGTCCTTGATGCTCCAATCCGGCTCCTGCCGCATGCGTGCGAGCAGATACCGATACATGTGATATAACACCGCCAGTGCTATCGGCTTGTTTGGCCGCCTGATCTCGGCAAAACCCGCACTTGCATAACCATGCTGATCAGAGGTGGTGCGAATATTGTTTTTGAAGGATGTATTGTTGTATGTGTTCGCTCCCGTGCTTGAAACGCTACCCGAGTGATTTGCATCCTGCTTCCGGTTCTTCAACAGGCAGATCCGGCAGATGATCTCGGCATTTTCGATCCAGCCACCGGGAACGCCGGTTCCACGCTCATTTTTGTCGGACAACAGATATACAAGATCATACAACGGGGACGCGTGATGTGTAACGGGAATGGAGATCCCATCCTCCGTCACCAGCAGATTACCGCTGAACGTGTAGTCCAGCGACTGCATATAATCCAGCTCCCTTAGAAAAGCAAGGCCTGCTGCGCTGGCATACCCGAAGGAATCCACTTGTTCCATCTCGCTGACCAATACATGCAGATCCGTTTGCACCGACTTGAAGGCTTGGGACAAAATGATCTCCGTCAGCTTGGTGAGCTCTGGCAACAATACATTCAGCGGATCATCCGCCCTGGTTACCACCGTAACGTAAATCCGATCAAATGACGAGTACAGCCGTCCATATTCGGCAATCCGGTTACTGACCCGACGAAGCGTACGATTCAGATCAAAGAGCGCCTGATCCGATTCGTGGAAACTGCGATGTACATCCTTACGCCGTGTTTTGGACGGTCGCTCCGTCTGCCCAGCGAACAGAGGCAAGCGGTGACGAGTCACCTGACCGTCATCGGACGAGCCACCAGTCCTCGTTTCACCCGAACCCGCTTCCTGATCTTCTGTCCCAATCTGAACGTAGACCACACCGTCTCCGTTATCCCATTTCAGCCGATTGATCTCCTGCACAGCAGACACGGCAGGTGCAACCAGATCACCCACGAAAAGGAACAAAGCCGGGTAATGGATACTGCTGCGTCCATCCCCCAGGCTGCCTTGACGCTCCTGCTCTATTGCATACTGTGCTGCATACTTCTCCAGATCGCGCTTCAGGGTATTGTTCGAATTGAACTCCATCCCGGTCACCATCTTACTTCAGCCTTCTGCGAATGTCGTTCAGCTTGGACGACATCGTTCTGTAGAACTGATAGATATCTTCTCCGTTAGCCAGTTCTACCCGCTCATATTCCAGACGATCACGTGATTCCATAAACAGCGCAGCCAGATCATCCAGCTTTGTCAGCAGTGGGGTGATATCCTCTGAAGCCGTGAGATCGTTATCGCGGCGGGAGGCTTTGCGCAGCAATGTACTACGATCCTTCTCCGCCAGACCGCGGAAGTTGCCAAACACTTCATACTCGGCAAAGTTACGGCTCTTCATCAGGTTTGCGAACGGCTCCCATGCGTCTTCTTCCGGGTCACGGTCATAGACGTAGAGCGCACCTTTTTTGACGATGGTGTCAGTATATAACGCTTCGATGAAGCGGTCATACCACTGCTCTTCGTCTTGGTACTGGGCAAGAATGCCTTCGAGTTCCGCAACTTTGGCCGAGATGGCATTCATCTTTGCCAGTTCCTCACGTACACGTGCGATCAGCTGCGGGGAGCGTACCAGGTTTTCTTTGGCCATATCTTCATTAATACTTCCGAAAATATCCTTAACTCCTACACGTGGCAACCCTTCGGATTGCAGACGTTTCAACTCAATCACCGCCCGCTTCACTTCGCCGAGGTTCGGCGTGGTGGACGTCAGACGCATGTCGTAGGCAGCCAGTTTGGCGGACAAGTCAAATGCTTCTGTTGTCACAATCGCATATCGGTTGCTTGTATTCTCATCAATGGATTTGGCTGTCACAATGTTGTATCCGAGCGCCTGCTCGAACTCGTTACGCACACGAGCATTATATTGCTTCACACGGGCGTTCTCGTATACATCTCCCCATGATTTCTCTGGAATCGGAGATGGCAGATAGGTCCAGTTGTTTTTCTCCGTTTGCACCAAGTGACGACCAATGCCTTCTTTGTCCAAAATGGTACGTTCATAACTTTCCTCATATACCTTGAGCGGTGTATACACAAAGAGTGGTACCCCGTTGCGTGTATTCAGCCAGAAGATCCGGTTACGCACTTCACTTTCCTTAACGGTAAAATGAGATTTGCCTACCGCATTGTTCTGATAATTACGAATCCCTTTCAGAATGCCTGGTGCCTGTGCCGGTACGGATACAAATCCCCATGAAGGGAAATGCAGACTGCCTGTACTGTTGCTCAGATTGAACACCGGAACGGCCTCATCATCCAGCTTGCCAGCAATGAAACGTTCCACGAATTTTTCAACCGACTCATCCTGACCGTATTTGATCACCAGGAAATCTTCCATGGAACGGGTAATCAGATCGCCGAATTTCTCACTCAGGAAGTCGGAGATGGAGCTGACGATATCAATCTCGTTCTCTTTCACCCACTGGCTGGAGTTTTCCAGCAATTCACGGGAGAAGTCGCGGATCAGATCATCTGTATCACGCTTATCCAACAGCCCGTCCACCACACTGACGATATCCGGTACACTTACAACGTTCCAGTAATATGTTTTGTTGCCTTTGTGATCGGCTTGTTCTTCGCCGCGTGTCAGCAGGTCACCGTTCTTGGCAAATATCGAGCTAAGGGCATTCAGCGTTTCGGTAAATACGTTATAAATGCGGCTGTTTTCCTGGTTCAGCAACTCATACAGATCTTCATAGAACTCGATCATCTGATCGTTACGTTCCACGTCGGCGTGCAGCCAATACTCATGAATTTTTGCTTCAATATAAGCATTCTTTTTCTTCTCTTTGGAGACAAACGCACTCTTTGCATCGCCCAGTTTCTCTTCGGACTGCTCCTGAGCTGCTTCAATATCACGCGGAATGCGGAAGGCATTCTCACGCAGGGTTTCGATGTACGACTGAATCATCTTCAGTACACAGAATCCTTTTTCCGTATATATGAGACGGGATACATAGAACGGACCTTGTTCGGGATGCAAAAACATACGCCGGATCTGTTCGGTGAACTGACCGGCAATCTCACCCGGCAGCTGTTTCTTCGCCTTGATATATTCCTCGCGGGCACGCGCCAGGAAGTTCTGTTCCAGTTCGGTGTCCATATTCACAACCTGGGATTTCACCACGTTGCCATAGGATAAACGCTCGCTGTTCTGATAACCAGGTAGCGGCTCTGGCACGCGGGCTTCAAAGGACTTGACCACACTTTCGAGATCAATGCCCAGCTTGCGGGCAAACTTCTCGGTATCCTCCTGGTTTGGCGCTTTGGAGAACATGGTGTTCATTTTGTCGAACATGCGATACGCCAGATAGGTGGTCATCTCTTCAATCGGTAGTACAGCCGAAGATGCACCAATGATGTTGTAATCATAGTTAGCCGGGTACACCTTGTTCATCTGTGCGATGTTGGTTCGAATGTTGCTGATATAGTCATGGATCGCGAACTCCTCACCCGACTGCTTCTCCTCACTTGCCATGAAGTTGGTAATGTTCTCGGCCGTGACGTTCATGCAGTAATCGTAGGCGTTCTCCAGCAGTTTGCCCTCGGTATTCGTCGCAGAGATCAGATGACACAGGTTAAATGGCGGCAGTGGTGAGTTGACGGTTAAAATATTGCCGTACTTCTGTGTAAACCGCTCACCGCGGCTATCCACGTTCATCCAGTAATCCAACTCTTTGAGCGCAGCATATCCGTTCTTGCGAATGTATTCGCGCGTGTGTTCGCTCAAGCTTTTGTTGGACAGGTTCACGTCTGGTGTGAACAGGTAGCCCAGCGTATTCACGCGGTCAATCCCGGCAGAGCCATGATCCCGTTCGATAATGCCGCGCACGATATAGGAAATATCGAGGAAACAGCCACTGCCTGTACCGCCGGACAGACCTGTCAGCAGGAACACCATCAGTTTTTTGTTGGTGCCTACGGATAAGGTTTTAATCTTTTTGTCGATAGCCTGCACGACCTGATTAATTTTTGTGAACAAGAGCAGACGTCCAGCCTGACGCACACCTGCGGCGCCGTTCATGCCGTCCGTGATGCTCAGTTCGGGAGACAGCCAGTCCGTAATATACGGTTCCAGCACGCTGCGGTTCTGTAGAAGCCCGCCGATCTCGGCATTGGACAGCAATACGAATTCATTGATCGGATCAAGTCCGATTCCTTTATACTTTTTGGCACGATCCTGTTCGTTTGTCTCAAAAGCCAGAAACTCCACATTGTCCGGCTTGTCCATTTTTTTCTTGGATACCGGGTCCTGTGGCAGCTTGAAACGACGGTTGATCTGATATTTGAGACGCAACAGTGCGTCAATTCCCGTTCCCCCCAGACCAATAATCAGAATGGGGTTATCAATGGTATCAACTCTGATCTTCTCACTGACAATACCTCCGCCAAGTGATACATCCAGTTGCTGAATATGTTCTCTAACAATCGGTTTCATTCCATGTCCTCCTTTGATTAACGCACATATGCTTCAATCTATACAATTCAAACTAAAGAAATTTACACTTGCCACTCCGATGACAGAACAACCTTCCGATCGCTGTTATCCCCAGATTTTTTCAATTCACTTTTACAAAGTGAAAATCCGGGGATAAAGGCGAACGCTTCCGCTTCTTCACGTTATTTCCGTCCTCTGCGTTCTCGTGTAAACAGTTGGTCCCAAATTTTATTGGCATTCCTTTTAAACCAAACAATCAATTTAAATCAAATAATCCTTCACACCAGATACTCAATTAAAATGGTCTTGTCCGCCTGTTGCAGCGGGATGCTCAGTCGGTCACCGTTCTTCAGTTCAACGCCTGAGCTTGCATCGACTGCACGACCGGATTTCTCCAGCGTACCGCCTGCGGTGTTACGGATGATAATTCGATCCCCATTGCTGGGCGTAAATACATATTTTTCGGTTTCCTTCAGCTCAGGGTCCAGCTGCAATAACTGGTGCAGATGGAATCGGCCCCGGAAGGATACCAGCTTTTTATATTGTGGATATGACTTGTCGCCCGTGTTCTCATCACGAATCTCAACGATCATCTGACCGACAAAGCCCCGGTTTTTGCGTTTCAGCCAACCCATCAGGAACCAGACACCAACACCGACCACAATCAGGGCTACAACACCCAGAATGACAGGTAACCAAGGGAACGGCTTCTCTTGTTCACCGCCTGGCGTGGTCGGTTGAGCACCGCTTCCGGTTGCTCCGCCTGCATTAATCGTGATTGGCGCACTTTCACGGTAGAAGCTGTCTTCTTCCGCACGGATGACCAATTCATAGTTATGTTTGTCCGGTACTTCAAACGTTCCGGCAAAACCAGAACCTGTATTGTCCAGGGGTTGTTCTTCACTCTTGCCTGTATCCACATCTTTCACGACCAGCGTGGCTTTCATATCTGCATACAGATCATTATCCTGAAGTGGCTGACCGCCATTCTCCAGTTTGGCCGCAAGATCAACCTTGTCCCCTTTGGTATAGGACTTGGTCTTAATTGGGTCCACAACGAGCTGAAGATCATAGTTGAACAACAGGTTGATATCGATGCTGTCTTTCGGAGCCCCTTTTACCCGAAGTTTCCAGTCTCCCTCTTGGGGTTTCAACAGCTTCACGAGCGAATAACTCTTCGATGTTGAGAGCTTGGCTGCATCCGAGTTCAGGTCCACAGTTTGTCCGGAAGGGTCCATCAATTGCACTTCCACCGGCTTCGAGGACATAATCGAGATGTTTGCTTCCAGCACACTGTCATTTGGCACGTTCACGGTAACTTCCTGATAACTGCCGTTTCCTGTTACAGAGGGCAGCTTCACCACATTGAGTTTGGCATGATCGGCGAAGATCTCACTCAGAATCTGTGGCAGATCATCCGGCGTATCGGTAATGAATGACTTGCCTCCGGTCTGCTTCGCGAGGTCTGCGAGTGCATCCTTGTTCAACTTGCCATCCGCGTTCAGTCCTATTGTATACACCGGGATACCTTGATCCTGTGCTTCCTTCACGGATTTCGCCAGATCAGCGTCGGATTGTGCCTGTGTACGGCCTTTGGTTTTGTTAAAATCATTGTTGCCATCCGCCAGCAGCACGATCATTGGCGAGTGAGACGGATCTGCACCATGATTCAGTATGTTGACGGCTTCGGCGACACCAACTGAGACATCGGTGTATGGCCCCCGGCCGAGCTGATCAATAAAATCCTTCAGGCTGCTCTTGTCCGCATCGGACTGAATCGTAAGCATAGCCTTTTCCCGCTCCACCTGATCGGTATAAGCTACAATCCCTACCTTGTCCCCTTGAACGGGTAACATATCAATAAACATTTTCATGGCTTCATTACTGATCTTGTCACGGTCACTTGTATTCATTGAGTTACTTACATCGGCTACAAGTACCGCATCGATTCCGCTCGTCTGTGCCTGAGCCGCTGCAGCATGTGGCAGCAACGCCTGAGGTAGCAGTATCGTTAGAATGGCCAGCAGAACCATCGTTCCGCTCAGCCAGCGTATTTTGCGTGTCCGCAGCATTAGGTGTACTCCTTCACGTTTGAGATTAAAATGGGAATAGTTTATTATAGGCGTCAAGCCTTAAGGAAATCTTAACAGTCTACTAATAAATTCTGAAAAGCACCCCTATCTTGAGTTACAGTTTTGTAATGACTGACAAAAATCGACGATTTCATGCCCTGAACTGGCACAAAAGTACCAACTATGGAAATATGATATAGTTATTGCCAGCAAACTGCAATATAACAGCGCTTGTTCACCAAGCCATAGAAGGGAACGGATTATGGTTACATACGGATGCCTCGCCATATTGTTTCTTTTTGTCATCATAAAGGTAATTTCACTCCAGCTTCATCGGCGAAAACCGGTCTCCCGCGAAGACACGGATCGTACCCTCTACACTATTCTGAATGGTGAGCGTGATTGAGCATGAGTACTAAACTAGTCGTATCCATAAGACCATTTCATCGAACGACCTATGCCTATGAAAAGTTGCAAGTCTGCACACGTTGTGGCCAGTATACCTGCCTGTGGGAAGATGAGTGCACGGCCTGTGGCCGGGGTACCCTGATTTCAGTTCAGGCAAAAGCGACTTCCCGTGTGAAACGTCGAATTGCACGCGACCTGTTCATTACCCTATTGTTCGGTACAGCGGCCACCTATTTTGGTGAGGCCATAGATCAGACCATGGCAGCGGCCAGCGTTTCCCTGTTGCTTCTGGCCTTACTGATCTTCATGCAGAAACGTTCGTTCGAGGTAGAGCAGCAGCGCGAGTTGAAGCGCACGTTGCAACAGGACGAGGAACTCATCCGTCAGGGCATCAACCGCAACTGGGCCCTGGTCGCTGAAGCCCGAAAGCAGGATGAAGCACTGGCCTATGAGATGCTTCGCGAGATCGGCTCACTCGTCTACAATGACCGGATTCGACTGCAACAGGTTGCGCTATTACAATCCTTTGTCCTGCGCAGTGATATGGATTTGCAGCTCAAACCCTTGCTGCTGCACAGCTTCGAGCGGCTGCTCGCTGAATATATCGGTGAGATTGCACGGCTCAAACCGGATTTGATCCGAGAAGACGCGATTCGTTATATCGCTACCTATGAAGTGAACATTTTACAGCTCCACAATGGAATTCAGATACTTACAACCGTAGCTGCTGCTGCAGTGCGCAAGAGTAAATATATTGAGTTATTCCCTAGTCTTATTACCCGCTACGCCCGCTTTATGCCCAAGGATCGCTTCATGAGACTTTATCACACGATTGAACGCTACCCGAGCAAGGCACGCGGGGGATTGGCAGAGTCGGTAGGTCGGGTGTATAACGAGAAATATCGGGATCAATACGCAGATGTTCAGCTGTAGGGATGATATATTGAGAAAGAAAAACGTAGTTTAGTGCAAACTCACTCCGTGTATCTAGACGAATGGAATTTCAACTACCCCTGCATGCACATCGGCAACAGGTATCAAATGTTATGATTCTAATGATATAAGAATTCATCCAAAAACACCCCATCCTTAGGTCTAGGATGAGGTGTTTTGAATTTTATGGCAGTCTGCCAAGTACTATGCGAAGTACATGGACAGGAAGAAAAACTAGATGGCGAATATCTAAATGGCATCTTCCATGGATCAAGCAGGCGCGCAAACAGGCACTCGCAGATGACAAAAAGAATAAGCGGAAAGAATCATCTGTCCTGTTGAAAAAGGGCCGCGACGTGGTTCCGCCCGCGACCCTTGATCTGAGGGTTCGATACATCTGTACCCGACCCCTTTCCTACGTGCCATGCCAAACGCTGTGGCATGGCATAGTGCCTGCGCAAGTGCGGCTGCATCGCCGCTTGCGCCAAGGCTTTACCGTCCGCGACGAGAATCGCGACGGTCGCCCTTCGCCGGTCCGCGTCCTGCGGATTCCGGACGGCGAGAGCCTTCGCTGCTGCGCCCGGAGGTACGCTTGTCGGCGCTACGGCCAGCCCAGCCGCTGCTAGCTGCACCACGTCCGCCTTGGCCCGCTGCACTGCGACTGCTGTCGCTGCTGCGCGCGGAACCACGACCTGCGCTGCGCTCGTCGCCACTGCGACCCGCACCGCGTCCACCTTGACCTGCTGCTCCGCGACTGCTGTCGCTGCTGCGGCCACCGCTACGACCACCACTGCGTCCGCCTTCACTGCGTCCACCTTCGCCTCCGCGGGAACCACGACCTCCACGTCCGCCATCTCTGCGATCGTTACGGCCTGCACCCCGACGTGCGCTTCCTGTTCCGGAAGAGCGTCCGCCTGAACGTTCGTCATCACCCTGACTGTTGATGGAACGTCTAGCTGCTCCAGTTGAAGCAA
Coding sequences:
- a CDS encoding tubulin-like doman-containing protein; translated protein: MKPIVREHIQQLDVSLGGGIVSEKIRVDTIDNPILIIGLGGTGIDALLRLKYQINRRFKLPQDPVSKKKMDKPDNVEFLAFETNEQDRAKKYKGIGLDPINEFVLLSNAEIGGLLQNRSVLEPYITDWLSPELSITDGMNGAAGVRQAGRLLLFTKINQVVQAIDKKIKTLSVGTNKKLMVFLLTGLSGGTGSGCFLDISYIVRGIIERDHGSAGIDRVNTLGYLFTPDVNLSNKSLSEHTREYIRKNGYAALKELDYWMNVDSRGERFTQKYGNILTVNSPLPPFNLCHLISATNTEGKLLENAYDYCMNVTAENITNFMASEEKQSGEEFAIHDYISNIRTNIAQMNKVYPANYDYNIIGASSAVLPIEEMTTYLAYRMFDKMNTMFSKAPNQEDTEKFARKLGIDLESVVKSFEARVPEPLPGYQNSERLSYGNVVKSQVVNMDTELEQNFLARAREEYIKAKKQLPGEIAGQFTEQIRRMFLHPEQGPFYVSRLIYTEKGFCVLKMIQSYIETLRENAFRIPRDIEAAQEQSEEKLGDAKSAFVSKEKKKNAYIEAKIHEYWLHADVERNDQMIEFYEDLYELLNQENSRIYNVFTETLNALSSIFAKNGDLLTRGEEQADHKGNKTYYWNVVSVPDIVSVVDGLLDKRDTDDLIRDFSRELLENSSQWVKENEIDIVSSISDFLSEKFGDLITRSMEDFLVIKYGQDESVEKFVERFIAGKLDDEAVPVFNLSNSTGSLHFPSWGFVSVPAQAPGILKGIRNYQNNAVGKSHFTVKESEVRNRIFWLNTRNGVPLFVYTPLKVYEESYERTILDKEGIGRHLVQTEKNNWTYLPSPIPEKSWGDVYENARVKQYNARVRNEFEQALGYNIVTAKSIDENTSNRYAIVTTEAFDLSAKLAAYDMRLTSTTPNLGEVKRAVIELKRLQSEGLPRVGVKDIFGSINEDMAKENLVRSPQLIARVREELAKMNAISAKVAELEGILAQYQDEEQWYDRFIEALYTDTIVKKGALYVYDRDPEEDAWEPFANLMKSRNFAEYEVFGNFRGLAEKDRSTLLRKASRRDNDLTASEDITPLLTKLDDLAALFMESRDRLEYERVELANGEDIYQFYRTMSSKLNDIRRRLK
- a CDS encoding beta-mannanase, with protein sequence MRFTDADPSTPLIRKLTLAVDEGRCTLRWLWPERVEAVYVERLELDMMSDDRTGEEPAQGKLKLYTREEYKASNGYTDRITGFGAIKYTVYVCQMEEEGPVLIRQRDEDNMVIASAGKADIRFSIRYKSGFFQKRKSVLITVTAEVPVPKEALCYVRKQGGVPLNKEDGTVYPFVSNFAPGRNEMPPVEVAKDDYVRLFFTDGPKYGAAYRLISD
- a CDS encoding transcription initiation factor TFIID, which gives rise to MEFNSNNTLKRDLEKYAAQYAIEQERQGSLGDGRSSIHYPALFLFVGDLVAPAVSAVQEINRLKWDNGDGVVYVQIGTEDQEAGSGETRTGGSSDDGQVTRHRLPLFAGQTERPSKTRRKDVHRSFHESDQALFDLNRTLRRVSNRIAEYGRLYSSFDRIYVTVVTRADDPLNVLLPELTKLTEIILSQAFKSVQTDLHVLVSEMEQVDSFGYASAAGLAFLRELDYMQSLDYTFSGNLLVTEDGISIPVTHHASPLYDLVYLLSDKNERGTGVPGGWIENAEIICRICLLKNRKQDANHSGSVSSTGANTYNNTSFKNNIRTTSDQHGYASAGFAEIRRPNKPIALAVLYHMYRYLLARMRQEPDWSIKDKLAFFGLDAASVERKVEGLLPSEDLVSGMSGIMTHNVSFSDLKPLSLREAERALFGQGAEAYFRDNVVRLVEERVRERSSGGSLCRQAEQSRAEHPEVGYFQWAAWSDSEPGSVREALLGLIRDKSMQLESARALLEQRQQERVEDQSFKRALFRDKQNVRNLIDCMLERVYVPKVELLRLENELHLLRIYDTELEELHRYSRHVTAALEALERTLRETAAQSIAAADEYIGQNVMEYYGKVTEELIIELEAKRGRDVWFEDRYMGDMNRLATEGDDRLLQRLMEVCHSLLLTAEPLRLPFEEELLQRANVTIAYGDKDVLTRDDLFRRLYHTLEDQAVVRVRVFDYTQEHRYEEKYFFGDHHSAFMDYAAHAEETSRIYKLGVVYEERSSGVEKLNLMGGFHLEDLMVYRNGKVYYDSYTENGYELHPAGLAEKLSPIR
- a CDS encoding vWA domain-containing protein — its product is MQRKINLLLVLFSLIGGAVGFAAGEIMLRQWLGEMPRLLLMGLYFGVLALSVGLFCLIAEMISPKLNGASWKLRYLGLSWKLLVPATLALLFVVGLALQLLYQINPGGVKQVKDIVLMIDNSGSMSETDPDNGRFEAAKTLISQMESDKQVAVITFDDQPQLLQSFIALDSETAKNEVYSKIDGIVTTSGGTNFDAVLREGMEQIQGKQDPKRGTVVILLSDGFSEADTADILSQYSSEQISINTVGLSLVDPSGTDLLRNIAQQTGGMYYDVPDSGGLNLAFQQIYDTIDERTLVTERTGMMEHSVYLAIFRVAAVLLIGVALGVSLGLVFDNRHLALSFGIGGAVSGLLAGLLLEWGLDGSNVGDTFVRLGAILILSGVLTLFSWIVPIKENTPRKSRGRREAGGGTSSAEGFGQRPRDTRSKGF